Proteins co-encoded in one Arthrobacter sp. ERGS1:01 genomic window:
- a CDS encoding quinone-dependent dihydroorotate dehydrogenase gives MRIYPTFFRLCFSWMDAERAHKIGFTLIKTAHTVGAGAVLRRMFAPSPTLQTTAFGMTFPTPFGLAAGFDKEGHGINALANLGFGHVEVGTITGAAQPGNPQPRLFRLVEDRAVINRMGFNNDGAAAVAPRLAKALAELGKSYPAVRPIVGVNIGKTKLVELEDALEDYLVSARTLAPSADYMVVNVSSPNTPGLRLLQNVETLRPLLTGVREAADTAAGRHVPLLVKIAPDLSDEDIADVAALALDLKLDGIIATNTTISRDGLASPAAMVEEKGAGGLSGAPLKARSLAVLRQLKTAVGDSLTLISVGGVETGAEVQERLDAGATLVQGYTAFLYEGPFWAARINKELAKLRK, from the coding sequence ATGCGAATTTATCCCACCTTCTTCCGGCTCTGTTTCTCCTGGATGGACGCCGAACGGGCGCACAAGATCGGGTTCACCCTGATCAAGACCGCCCACACGGTGGGTGCCGGCGCCGTGCTGCGCCGCATGTTCGCCCCGTCGCCGACCCTGCAGACAACGGCGTTCGGCATGACGTTCCCCACACCGTTTGGCCTGGCCGCCGGTTTCGACAAGGAAGGGCACGGCATCAACGCCCTGGCCAACCTTGGCTTTGGCCACGTGGAGGTGGGCACCATTACGGGTGCCGCCCAGCCCGGCAACCCGCAACCGCGGCTGTTCCGCCTGGTCGAGGACCGCGCCGTCATCAACAGGATGGGCTTCAATAACGACGGCGCCGCCGCCGTTGCGCCGCGCCTGGCCAAGGCGTTGGCGGAGTTGGGCAAGAGCTACCCGGCCGTGCGGCCCATCGTGGGCGTCAACATTGGCAAGACCAAGCTGGTGGAACTTGAGGATGCGCTGGAGGACTACCTGGTCAGCGCCCGCACCCTGGCGCCGTCGGCCGACTACATGGTGGTCAACGTCAGCTCGCCCAACACGCCGGGACTGCGCCTGCTGCAAAACGTCGAAACCCTCCGCCCGCTCCTGACGGGCGTGCGCGAGGCCGCGGACACGGCCGCTGGCCGGCACGTGCCATTGCTGGTGAAGATCGCCCCGGATCTCTCCGATGAGGACATTGCCGACGTGGCAGCACTGGCCCTCGACCTCAAGCTCGACGGCATCATCGCCACGAACACGACCATCAGCCGTGACGGCCTGGCCAGCCCGGCCGCCATGGTGGAGGAGAAGGGTGCCGGCGGTTTGTCCGGAGCCCCGCTCAAGGCGCGTTCCCTGGCCGTGCTGCGCCAGCTCAAGACGGCCGTGGGAGATTCGCTGACCCTGATCTCCGTGGGCGGCGTGGAGACCGGCGCCGAGGTGCAGGAACGCCTCGACGCCGGCGCCACCCTGGTGCAGGGCTACACGGCCTTCTTGTACGAAGGACCGTTCTGGGCTGCCCGCATCAACAAGGAACTGGCCAAGCTGCGCAAGTAG